AAGTATAAAACAGATTACATATAATTTACTGATATTACCTTTGCCATCACTATCCTTAAAGCTTCTAAACTTAATATCACTTATCATCATAAAAGCTAAGTACAAAGCTGTAAATGAAGTTAATAACACTGTAACAAAAGCGTAGTCACCTACAAATGTTTCTTGGCCTAGCCAGATAAGTCCAGAAATAGTAACAGCCCCAGCTGGACATGGCATACCATAAAAATATAGCCTCTTTTCTATTAAGCCTTCTTCTGTAAGCTCTTTTGGCTCTTGCTGGGTATCAAACTTAGCCAACCTAAGAGCTACCGCCAACAAATACAAAAATGAAATCGCCGCACCTAAAGGACCAATATTATGCAAACTCCAAAAATATATCACTAATGCTGGAGTCGCTCCAAAAGAAACAACATCAGCTAGGCTATCCAATGCTGCGCCAAACGCTGTTTGAGTTTGTGTATAACGTGCAATCCTCCCATCAAAAGCATCTGCAAATCCCGACAAAAGCATATAACCAGCACTTGATATAAATTTGCCTTGGAAAGCTGCAATGATTGCTAAAAAGGCAAATAACAAACTAGCACTAGTAAATAAGCTAGGTAGTATGTACTTTGATTTTTTCATATCGATATTTTCTAATAACCACATAAGTATAACCTCTTATTTCTTCGTCAAATCTGGTCTTAAGATTTTAGCACCATGTAAATATATGTGGCTAATTTCTTTTTGATCTTTGTTAGTATTATAAGTCAACATTATCCTGATACAAAGATCTAAAGCATCTTTAACTTTCATTTGTTGACAATCTAATAATGGTACATCTACTAAGCCTAACTCCCTTGCAGCTACAGCAGGAAATTCTGAACTTATGTCAGATGTTACTGTAAATATAATATTTACTATATCCTTATGTGCTACAACATTATCTTCAAGCATTTTTTCAAGCAACTCTTTGGTAGCAACCAGTACATCTTCTTTTGTGTCTTTGTTTATAGTTGTAGCACCTCTGATAGATCTTTGCATAATCTATACCTTAGTAAATTTTTGTTTTAACAATCTAGGTAATGGAAAATAAACTTCCTCTTTTATGCCTTCAAAGTCTTCAACATCAACATCTTTATCACAAATATCTGATATTTTAGCTACTATTTCCTGTACCAGATACTCTGGTGCTGACGCTCCAGCACTGACTCCACAAGTGTTTTTGTTATTAAACCATGATCTATCTATATCTAAAGGATTATCAACTAAATAGGAATCAACACCCTCTAATTTAGCAAGCTCTCGTAATCTGTTTGAGTTTGAACTATTATGAGAGCCAACCACAACAAGTATATCTATATATCCTAACATTGCTTTAATTGCTGCTTGTCTATTTTGAGTAGCATAGCAAATATCCTCTTTTTTAGGACCTTTGATGTTAGGGAATTTTTTGTTTAAAGCTTCTATAATATTTTTTGTTTCATCTACAGATAAAGTTGTTTGTGTAGCATAATATAAGTTATTTGGGTCTTTAACCTCTAGTTTGGCAACATCGCTCTCACTCTCAACCAAGTATATCGCTCCTTTTTTGCTACGATATTGTCCCATAGTTCCTTGAACCTCCGGATGCCCCTTGTGACCAACTAGTATACATTCAGCATCATTATTGCTAGCTGACCTAACTCCTCTATGAACTTTTGTAACAAGTGGGCAAGTTGCATCATACAATATTAGATTTTTTGTAGCTGCTGCTTGCTCAACTTTAAGTGAAACACCATGAGCACTAAATATACACACTGAATTATCTGGAACTTCATCTATCTCTTTAACAAAAATAACTCCTTTTTTCTTAAGCGAGTCTACGACAACTTTATTATGTACTACCTCATGTCGTACGTATACTGGTGATTTTTCTACTTCTAAAACTTTCTCTACGGTTTCTACTGCTCTACTTACACCAGCACAAAAACCACGAGGATTAGCCAACAGTATCTTCATTTAGATCTTCCTCATTTTTTGCAATACCAAGGATTTTTGCCTCAAACACTATTATCTGGCCAGATAGTGGATGGTTAAAATCAACCGTCACATCATCATCGCCAATTTCAGTTATCAGACCTGGCAACTTTGTACCATCCTTTTGGCTAAAAGAAACTATAAGCCCCTCCTCTAACTCTATACTTTTAGGAAACCTAGTTTTTGGAACTGAGTAAATACTCGCTGGATGCTTCTCACCGAATGCTTCTTCTGGCATTAAAACCACCCTTTTACTAGTACCTACTTCTGCTCCTATAAGCTCATTTTCAACCTTTTCAGTAAAACATCCTTGCCCCATTTGAAAAACAAAAGCACGATTATAATTTTCTGTATCTTCAGCTATAGAGCCATCTTTTAGTCTAAATTTAAAATGCATTTTAACAAAACAATCTGTAGTTACTTTCATTACAAAAACCACATTAAAACTTTTTTCAACAAGATACCATATTTATGTAGTTTAGTCATCTTATTGATATATAAATTAAGTTTATGCTGATAGAAACCACCGGACTCCAAAATAAGTGTTATAGTACAAAATACTGGTGTCACATAGTTTGACAACACTGACTTCTTTCTCTACTCTTAATATTATCTTATATCACACACCTTTAGTTTTCTTAAAATACAGTAATTATAAAAAAGGGGAAAGGTAATGAATAAATACATAGAACAGCATTTAGAAAAGCATGAAATTTTAGAATACAATGCCGAAGTTAGCAATTGGCTTTTCCTTATCCCAGCTATCATGGCTTTATTTTTCATTTTGGCAGGTACAGCAGAACCAAGAACTGCAGGAATGATGTATTTTATAGCTCTTTGCTACATTTTATACCCTTATGTTATCAAAACATCTACTGAGCTTGCTATAACTAATGAGAGGATTGTAGGAAGAGTTGGTTTTCTACATGCTAAATTTTTAAATTTAAGGTTTAATCAGATTGAAAGTGTAAAACTGTCTCAAAGCCTTTTTGGTAGACTTTTAGATTATGGAGATATCACTATTTATAGCTCAAATTCTACTAGATACAGGTTTAAATTTCTCTCTAACCCAATAGCACTTAAAGCTTTTATAAGTGAAAAAAATATAATTAAGAACTTTAATTCTAATATTTAAGTGAATATTATGACAAAGGTTTAAACTTACAATACCTACCTTCACATGTATGACCATCTCTTTATCATTCTTACTTCATACTGTCAGTAACATAGTTGATGACGGGATATATAGTACACAATAAACTTTCACTGTTTTATTCAACAATTTTTATAAAGACTATTTTAAGGCGAACGTTTATAGTAGAATTATTAGTTAAGAAATAATTTTAAGTTTTATCAGTATGAAAAACTATATACACATTTTATCTATAGCACTTCTATCAACACTCCTAATAAGCTGCGCTTCTATGGATAAAGATCAAAAACCTATAACTTATCCCACTCTTGACTCATGTACTCCAGACTTACTTCAATCTCAACAATCCTTCATATGCCTAAAAAGAGTAAAAGGACCTGACTTCATAGAGACAAATATTAAATTTAGTGCAGATAGCTTTACTTTAAACGACCAAGCTAAAGAAACTCTTAATAAATTATATGCGTACCTAAAACTAACTGGTGATACTAACTTTGTAATCAAAGGGTACGCTGGAAAAATAGACTCTAAACTAATAAAACATAATGACCTGCTGACAAAACACGACCTTCGCCTTTCTAAAGATAGAGCTTCTAGCGTCAGAGAATACCTAATAAACAAAGGTATAAAGCCTGATGGTATCGAAATCCAAGCTTTAGGATACCAAGATCCTATAGCCCCTAATGACTCTAATGCCAATAGAGAAATAAATCAAAGAGTAGAGATAACCCTTAAGAGTAAACTTGTAGATCAAGTTGACAACATTAATGACCGTATCAAACACGTTAAAATTAGTAATTATACAAAATTTTTCTCAAACATTTATCTACTTAACGATAATCAAGTAGATGAAATGGCTAAGATATATGACAGTCGTGAGAAAAGACCTGTTTTGGGTATTAATTTCAAAATCTTTGCAAATAAACAGTATCCTACTAGAGAAGACAATAAAAACTTTAGTATCATCTCTGAACCAAAACCTATAAACGCGTATAACCCTGATAAAAAAGTGTATAAAATAGGGTCAGCTCAATACAACTATACCTATAAAGGTATAACTGCTCTTACTATCACCGATCTTAAACAGGAAGCTTCTGTAGGTGACTACGTAATTCCAAACGACATCGTTTTTTCCAATCCACTACCAGCAGAGAGCTTTAAAATGGACAGTAAAATAACTGCTAATGTAATGCAAGATATTATGAATACGGGTACATTCTCGTTTAGCTACAATAGTATCTTAATCAACAAAGGAGCCACTGATGGTCTAAAACTTGGTGCTGAAATGATACTTTATGAACCAGAATCAAGAGCTGATGGCTATCCAGTGCCTCCAAAGTACATTGGTCATGGCTTTGCATATCGTCAATCGGACCATTATGCCCTTGTTTTGATAGTAAATTCTCTCCAAGAGATCACAAAAAACTCTATGGCTACTACAGTTTTGTAATGAAAACTACAACAAAAAATTGTCTAATACTAGCTATATCTCCTTACTTTAGTAATAGTCGCTTTAATGCAGCTATTAGTAGCAATATTGATTTGGATGATTTGGTAAATAGCCCTTCACACTATCAAAAACAATTATCTCTTCGTAAAGAAACTTTAGATTACTTAGTAGAGAAAAAATATTTACCATATTTGGACAAAGTTAATAAGTGGCTAAGCAAATCAAGCAACTCACTGATAACATATTTTGATAAAAAATATCCTTGTGAACTAAAGCAAATTTCTAATCTGCCTATAATATTATATTGTTTGGGTAACGTTGATTTACTTGATACTTACCAACTAGCTATTGTCGGGGCTCGTAATCACACTAGTTATGGAAAAAATGTTACACAGAAAATTATTAGTGAACTAGCTTATCACAATATAACTATAACCAGTGGCTTAGCCTATGGTATTGACACTCTGGCACACCAGTACGCTTTGGAGAATAATCTTAAAACCATAGCAGTTATAGGCACAGGTATTGATGTTATTTATCCTAAATCTAATACCACCTTATACCAAAATATTTTATCTAACCAAGGTCTTATTATTTCCGAATTTAACCTTGGAGTAGAGCCTCTTAGACACAATTTTCCACAGAGAAATAGAATAATTAGCGCTTTGTCTAAAGGTGTTTTGGTAGTTGAAGCAGCACAAAAAAGTGGCTCTTTAATTACTGCTGAGCTAGCACTTGAGCAAAATAAAGAAGTATTTGCAATTCCTGGAAGCATTTTTAATACCTCAAGTAGTGGTTGTAATGAACTAATAAAACAAGGAGCAAAATTAGTTAGTAATGCTTCTGACATCCTAGAAGAACTAAATATCAATAATAGCCCTAGAATTATTAATACGTTGGATACTATAGAAATTAATGATGAGCAAAAAGCGGTTCTTAATAGTATCAATAACAGTCTAACCACTATTGATCAAATCATTAACAACACTTGTTTACCTTACCATAAAATTAGTGAATTACTATTTGAACTAGAAATGAAATCTCTTGTTGAAACAGTGCCTGGTGGATACACTAGACGACAACCGTCTTAGTCTTGCTCTTTTATTGTTTGGATTAGGGTTTGTGGATCATCAGCATTACCAGGTAGCTCAGCTTTTGCATTACGAAGCTGGATACCTATATCTTTAGACTCATCAATATCATTTGCTTTAGACTCATCAATATCATTTGCTTTAGTGTCACCATCTAAGTTAGCCAAGTCAATAACTTTGCTATCATTAGAGTAACTCTGATCAAAAGCCTCATCAACCTGAGAAGCTTCATTTATCTTATCTAACTTACTCTTAAGCATCATAGGCGGTTCTACAGATTTATTTATAGACACATTCCCACTTGATGCCATTTGTGACTCCACATCAGTACCTTCATAGCCTAAAACCCCAAGTACAGCCTTATCTGTCTCTAGAGCATCACTATCTGCTTTTAGTTCTTGTTTAAGAATCTTTGCCATGCCATAGTCATAGTTTTGTAAATACGCATTACGCATAGCTATATAAGGGTCTATTGAAACTTCTTTTAAATTAGAATATGCTGGTAAGTAAGCCACCCCTTGGTTAATTTGATACGTCCCATAGATACCCCAGCTTACTATATACGAAGCTGCCGGACCAATGGGTGCGAAGAAAAATACATATGTAAGAGGATTAAACAGAGCATCCACACCATTTGCTACATCCTCTAAAGTGCCTGGACCCAAAA
Above is a window of Allofrancisella inopinata DNA encoding:
- a CDS encoding CDP-alcohol phosphatidyltransferase family protein → MWLLENIDMKKSKYILPSLFTSASLLFAFLAIIAAFQGKFISSAGYMLLSGFADAFDGRIARYTQTQTAFGAALDSLADVVSFGATPALVIYFWSLHNIGPLGAAISFLYLLAVALRLAKFDTQQEPKELTEEGLIEKRLYFYGMPCPAGAVTISGLIWLGQETFVGDYAFVTVLLTSFTALYLAFMMISDIKFRSFKDSDGKGNISKLYVICFILIILMLFTMPEKLLYLIMIGYALSGPVSHYKYKKKTENDYLNESSNVDGKKIIDAES
- the aroH gene encoding chorismate mutase, which codes for MQRSIRGATTINKDTKEDVLVATKELLEKMLEDNVVAHKDIVNIIFTVTSDISSEFPAVAARELGLVDVPLLDCQQMKVKDALDLCIRIMLTYNTNKDQKEISHIYLHGAKILRPDLTKK
- the ispH gene encoding 4-hydroxy-3-methylbut-2-enyl diphosphate reductase produces the protein MKILLANPRGFCAGVSRAVETVEKVLEVEKSPVYVRHEVVHNKVVVDSLKKKGVIFVKEIDEVPDNSVCIFSAHGVSLKVEQAAATKNLILYDATCPLVTKVHRGVRSASNNDAECILVGHKGHPEVQGTMGQYRSKKGAIYLVESESDVAKLEVKDPNNLYYATQTTLSVDETKNIIEALNKKFPNIKGPKKEDICYATQNRQAAIKAMLGYIDILVVVGSHNSSNSNRLRELAKLEGVDSYLVDNPLDIDRSWFNNKNTCGVSAGASAPEYLVQEIVAKISDICDKDVDVEDFEGIKEEVYFPLPRLLKQKFTKV
- a CDS encoding FKBP-type peptidyl-prolyl cis-trans isomerase, whose amino-acid sequence is MKVTTDCFVKMHFKFRLKDGSIAEDTENYNRAFVFQMGQGCFTEKVENELIGAEVGTSKRVVLMPEEAFGEKHPASIYSVPKTRFPKSIELEEGLIVSFSQKDGTKLPGLITEIGDDDVTVDFNHPLSGQIIVFEAKILGIAKNEEDLNEDTVG
- a CDS encoding PH domain-containing protein — its product is MNKYIEQHLEKHEILEYNAEVSNWLFLIPAIMALFFILAGTAEPRTAGMMYFIALCYILYPYVIKTSTELAITNERIVGRVGFLHAKFLNLRFNQIESVKLSQSLFGRLLDYGDITIYSSNSTRYRFKFLSNPIALKAFISEKNIIKNFNSNI
- a CDS encoding OmpA family protein; protein product: MKNYIHILSIALLSTLLISCASMDKDQKPITYPTLDSCTPDLLQSQQSFICLKRVKGPDFIETNIKFSADSFTLNDQAKETLNKLYAYLKLTGDTNFVIKGYAGKIDSKLIKHNDLLTKHDLRLSKDRASSVREYLINKGIKPDGIEIQALGYQDPIAPNDSNANREINQRVEITLKSKLVDQVDNINDRIKHVKISNYTKFFSNIYLLNDNQVDEMAKIYDSREKRPVLGINFKIFANKQYPTREDNKNFSIISEPKPINAYNPDKKVYKIGSAQYNYTYKGITALTITDLKQEASVGDYVIPNDIVFSNPLPAESFKMDSKITANVMQDIMNTGTFSFSYNSILINKGATDGLKLGAEMILYEPESRADGYPVPPKYIGHGFAYRQSDHYALVLIVNSLQEITKNSMATTVL
- the dprA gene encoding DNA-processing protein DprA; translated protein: MKTTTKNCLILAISPYFSNSRFNAAISSNIDLDDLVNSPSHYQKQLSLRKETLDYLVEKKYLPYLDKVNKWLSKSSNSLITYFDKKYPCELKQISNLPIILYCLGNVDLLDTYQLAIVGARNHTSYGKNVTQKIISELAYHNITITSGLAYGIDTLAHQYALENNLKTIAVIGTGIDVIYPKSNTTLYQNILSNQGLIISEFNLGVEPLRHNFPQRNRIISALSKGVLVVEAAQKSGSLITAELALEQNKEVFAIPGSIFNTSSSGCNELIKQGAKLVSNASDILEELNINNSPRIINTLDTIEINDEQKAVLNSINNSLTTIDQIINNTCLPYHKISELLFELEMKSLVETVPGGYTRRQPS
- a CDS encoding MlaA family lipoprotein, whose translation is MKLTNFILLLSAVGITVSGCSNMKTTKDKRDPFENYNRGMYSFNDKAYDALTPVAKGYDYVMPDSVQTGIFNMFQNLLEPARVVNDMFQGQLSYAGDDSIRFLTNTTFGILGFFDVADDWFGKQMRYHQSFAVTLHKWGAYDENEASPYVVWPLLGPGTLEDVANGVDALFNPLTYVFFFAPIGPAASYIVSWGIYGTYQINQGVAYLPAYSNLKEVSIDPYIAMRNAYLQNYDYGMAKILKQELKADSDALETDKAVLGVLGYEGTDVESQMASSGNVSINKSVEPPMMLKSKLDKINEASQVDEAFDQSYSNDSKVIDLANLDGDTKANDIDESKANDIDESKDIGIQLRNAKAELPGNADDPQTLIQTIKEQD